The Cynocephalus volans isolate mCynVol1 chromosome 2, mCynVol1.pri, whole genome shotgun sequence genome window below encodes:
- the ZNF22 gene encoding zinc finger protein 22 isoform X3: MRLGKPKGDVTRSSSQGKACENKRKTGRQRQKWGMTVRFDSGLSRLRRSLDEKPYKCIECEKSFSQSSTLFQHQKIHTGKKSHKCADCGKSFFQSSNLIQHRRIHTGEKPYKCDECGERFKQSSNLIQHQRIHTGEKPYQCDECGRCFSQSSHLIQHQRTHTGEKPYQCSECGKCFSQSSHLRQHVKVHKEEKPRKTRGKNIRAKRHLVSSWKAGAGRKSVAGLR, translated from the coding sequence ATGAGATTAGGGAAGCCTAAAGGGGATGTTACTCGGAGTTCAAGCCAAGGAAAAGCCTGTGAGAACAAGCGCAAAACAGGCCGGCAGCGGCAGAAATGGGGAATGACTGTTCGATTCGACTCAGGCTTGAGTAGACTGAGAAGAAGCTTGGATGAGAAACCCTACAAATGTATTGAATGTGAAAAGAGTTTCAGTCAGAGTTCAACTCTTTTTCAGCACCAGAAGATTCATACTGGAAAGAAATCCCATAAATGTGCTGATTGTGGGAAAAGTTTCTTTCAGAGTTCTAATCTCATTCAGCATCGACGGATCCATACTGGGGAAAAGCCCTATAAATGTGATGAATGTGGAGAAAGGTTTAAACAGAGTTCAAATCTCATTCAGcaccagagaattcatactggagaaaaaccctatcAGTGTGACGAATGTGGCCGATGTTTCAGCCAGAGTTCCCACCTTATTCAACATCAGAGAACCCACACAGGGGAAAAACCCTACCAGTGCAGTGAATGTGGCAAATGCTTCAGCCAGAGCTCTCATCTGAGGCAGCACGTGAAGGTACACAAAGAAGAGAAGCCCCGTAAAACCCGTGGTAAAAATATCAGGGCAAAAAGGCATTTAGTGTCCTCTTGGAAAGCTGGTGCAGGAAGGAAGTCAGTGGCTGGTCTTCGCTAA
- the DEPP1 gene encoding protein DEPP1 — MRSRLLFSVAHLPTIRETSEEMLPGGPGQEPPASPSLDDYVKSICQLAQPTSVLDQAIALGRPRRPHRPAQACENSCTAASLQDITTHFSGQQPTLSAPGTADPLGWLFGESQEKQPSRRDLPKRTSPTAGPWGSHRQMDSGKIRGTPRGRLCEARAPGLFLARLSWDGYQSSHLLSWTSEQPGRTVASPCSPCTSSNLRTLYSHLPVIHEL, encoded by the coding sequence ATGAGGTCCCGGCTTTTGTTTTCCGTGGCTCATCTGCCCACAATTCGGGAGACCTCGGAGGAGATGCTGCCCGGGGGGCCTGGGCAGGAGCCCCCAGCCTCCCCCAGCCTGGATGACTATGTGAAGTCTATTTGTCAGCTGGCGCAGCCCACCTCTGTGCTGGACCAAGCTATAGCCCTGGGCCGACCCAGGCGACCCCACCGGCCAGCCCAGGCCTGCGAGAATAGCTGCACTGCGGCATCACTACAGGACATCACCACCCACTTCAGTGGCCAGCAGCCCACGCTGTCTGCACCTGGCACTGCTGACCCCCTGGGCTGGCTATTTGGGGAGTCCCAGGAAAAGCAGCCAAGTAGGAGAGACCTGCCAAAGAGGACTAGCCCCACTGCTGGCCCCTGGGGTTcacacagacagatggacagTGGCAAGATCAGGGGGACACCCAGAGGGAGGCTCTGTGAAGCTAGGGCGCCCGGGCTCTTTCTGGCAAGACTGTCATGGGATGGGTACCAGAGCTCCCACTTGCTTAGCTGGACTTCTGAGCAGCCTGGCCGGACCGTGGCCTCCCCCTGCAGCCCCTGCACCAGCAGCAACCTCAGAACTCTCTACTCGCACCTCCCGGTGATCCATGAACTCTGA
- the RASSF4 gene encoding ras association domain-containing protein 4, translating to MKEDCPPSSYVPVSDSKSILKSELLSLLKTYNCYHEGRSFQLRHREEEGALIIEGLLNISWGLRRPIRLQMQDDRERVHLPAASWTTGQPSCHLKELSPQEKGVTTEEPGAQLVPKVVSSRDSAGPLEEDEKTPQLMRTKSDASCMVQRRPKCRTPSEAQRIRQHRFSINGHFYNHKTSVFTPAYGSVTNVRVNSTMTTLQVLTLLLNKFRVEDSPSEFALYIVHESGERTKLKDCEYPLVSRILHGPCEKIAKMFLMEADLGEEVPHDVAQYIKFEMPVLDSFVEKLKEEEEREIIKLTMKFQALRLTMLQRLEQLVEAK from the exons ATGAAGGAAGATTGTCCGCCCAGCTCTTATGTGCCTGTCAGCGACAGCAAGTCCATTCTGAA ATCGGAGCTCTTAAGCCTGCTGAAGACCTACAACTGCTACCATGAGGGCAGAAGCTTTCAGCTGAGACACCGTGAG GAAGAAGGGGCTCTGATCATCGAGGGGCTCCTCAACATCTCCTGGGGACTCCGGCGGCCCATCCGGCTCCAGATGCAGGATGACCGGGAGCGAGTGCACCTCCCCGCAGCCTCGTGGACAACTGGACAGCCCAGCTGCCACCT AAAGGAGCTATCTCCCCAGGAAAAAGGGGTCACCACTGAGGAGCCAGGGGCCCAGCTGGTGCCCAAGGTTGTGAGTTCCAGAGACAGTGCAG GGCCCCTGGAGGAGGACGAGAAGACCCCACAGCTGATGCGGACCAAGAGCGATGCCAGCTGTATGGTCCAGAGGAGGCCCAAGTGCCGCACACCCAGCGAGGCCCAGCGGATCCGGCAACACCGGTTCTCCATCAATGGGCACTTTTACAATCACAAG ACCTCCGTGTTTACTCCTGCCTATGGGTCTGTGACCAACGTGAGGGTCAACAGCACCATGACTACCCTGCAAGTGCTCACCCTGCTGCTGAACAAGTTCAGA GTGGAAGACAGCCCCAGTGAGTTTGCACTCTACATCGTTCACGAGTCTGGAG AGCGGACAAAATTAAAAGATTGTGAGTACCCACTGGTTTCCAGAATCCTACACGGTCCATGTGAGAAGATCGCCAAGATGTTCCTGATGGAAGCCGACCTGGGCGAGGAAGTCCCCCACGAT GTCGCTCAGTACATTAAGTTTGAAATGCCGGTGCTGGACAGTtttgttgaaaaattaaaagaagaggaggaaagagaaataatcaAACTGACCATGAA GTTCCAAGCCCTGCGACTAACGATGCTGCAGCGCCTGGAGCAGCTTGTGGAGGCCAAGTAG
- the ZNF22 gene encoding zinc finger protein 22 isoform X1, whose amino-acid sequence MRLGKPKGDVTRSSSQGKACENKRKTGRQRQKWGMTVRFDSGLSRLRRSLDEKPYKCIECEKSFSQSSTLFQHQKIHTGKKSHKCADCGKSFFQSSNLIQHRRIHTGEKPYKCDECGERFKQSSNLIQHQRIHTGEKPYQCDECGRCFSQSSHLIQHQRTHTGEKPYQCSECGKCFSQSSHLRQHVKTVSSWLVVVIQYKVSVKKGQEGSTERRLEKEPECDRSSEKMGSRCQEDSPLRAKAFGSKEQIAVPTLTQMDQPAWTVGHLNCSHDELKARGPSSNFQVPQVETLSFHVTLGMLRGLQNRIETEFFTTLVTWALSILILYDFV is encoded by the exons ATGAGATTAGGGAAGCCTAAAGGGGATGTTACTCGGAGTTCAAGCCAAGGAAAAGCCTGTGAGAACAAGCGCAAAACAGGCCGGCAGCGGCAGAAATGGGGAATGACTGTTCGATTCGACTCAGGCTTGAGTAGACTGAGAAGAAGCTTGGATGAGAAACCCTACAAATGTATTGAATGTGAAAAGAGTTTCAGTCAGAGTTCAACTCTTTTTCAGCACCAGAAGATTCATACTGGAAAGAAATCCCATAAATGTGCTGATTGTGGGAAAAGTTTCTTTCAGAGTTCTAATCTCATTCAGCATCGACGGATCCATACTGGGGAAAAGCCCTATAAATGTGATGAATGTGGAGAAAGGTTTAAACAGAGTTCAAATCTCATTCAGcaccagagaattcatactggagaaaaaccctatcAGTGTGACGAATGTGGCCGATGTTTCAGCCAGAGTTCCCACCTTATTCAACATCAGAGAACCCACACAGGGGAAAAACCCTACCAGTGCAGTGAATGTGGCAAATGCTTCAGCCAGAGCTCTCATCTGAGGCAGCACGTGAAG actgtgagctcctggcTTGTGGTAGTCATTCAATATAAAGTTTCAGTGAAGAAAGGCCAAGAAGGAAGTACAGAAAGAAGGTTGGAGAAAG AGCCCGAGTGTGACAGGAGCAGTGAGAAGATGGGGAGTAGGTGCCAGGAGGACTCACCCCTAAGAGCAAAAGCCTTTGGTTCCAAGGAACAGATCGCTGTCCCCACCTTGACTCAAATGGACCAACCAGCTTGGACAGTTGGACATCTGAATTGCAGTCATGATGAACTGAAGGCCAGAGGACCTTCCTCCAATTTCCAGGTACCACAAGTTGAGACCCTAAGTTTTCATGTAACCTTGGGGATGTTGAGGGGACTCCAAAATAGGATTGAGACTGAATTTTTCACCACTCTGGTGACTTGGGCActatctattttaattttatatgattttgtATAA
- the ZNF22 gene encoding zinc finger protein 22 isoform X2, translated as MRLGKPKGDVTRSSSQGKACENKRKTGRQRQKWGMTVRFDSGLSRLRRSLDEKPYKCIECEKSFSQSSTLFQHQKIHTGKKSHKCADCGKSFFQSSNLIQHRRIHTGEKPYKCDECGERFKQSSNLIQHQRIHTGEKPYQCDECGRCFSQSSHLIQHQRTHTGEKPYQCSECGKCFSQSSHLRQHVKTVSSWLVVVIQYKVSVKKGQEGSTERRLEKEPECDRSSEKMGSRCQEDSPLRAKAFGSKEQIAVPTLTQMDQPAWTVGHLNCSHDELKARGPSSNFQVEDSLH; from the exons ATGAGATTAGGGAAGCCTAAAGGGGATGTTACTCGGAGTTCAAGCCAAGGAAAAGCCTGTGAGAACAAGCGCAAAACAGGCCGGCAGCGGCAGAAATGGGGAATGACTGTTCGATTCGACTCAGGCTTGAGTAGACTGAGAAGAAGCTTGGATGAGAAACCCTACAAATGTATTGAATGTGAAAAGAGTTTCAGTCAGAGTTCAACTCTTTTTCAGCACCAGAAGATTCATACTGGAAAGAAATCCCATAAATGTGCTGATTGTGGGAAAAGTTTCTTTCAGAGTTCTAATCTCATTCAGCATCGACGGATCCATACTGGGGAAAAGCCCTATAAATGTGATGAATGTGGAGAAAGGTTTAAACAGAGTTCAAATCTCATTCAGcaccagagaattcatactggagaaaaaccctatcAGTGTGACGAATGTGGCCGATGTTTCAGCCAGAGTTCCCACCTTATTCAACATCAGAGAACCCACACAGGGGAAAAACCCTACCAGTGCAGTGAATGTGGCAAATGCTTCAGCCAGAGCTCTCATCTGAGGCAGCACGTGAAG actgtgagctcctggcTTGTGGTAGTCATTCAATATAAAGTTTCAGTGAAGAAAGGCCAAGAAGGAAGTACAGAAAGAAGGTTGGAGAAAG AGCCCGAGTGTGACAGGAGCAGTGAGAAGATGGGGAGTAGGTGCCAGGAGGACTCACCCCTAAGAGCAAAAGCCTTTGGTTCCAAGGAACAGATCGCTGTCCCCACCTTGACTCAAATGGACCAACCAGCTTGGACAGTTGGACATCTGAATTGCAGTCATGATGAACTGAAGGCCAGAGGACCTTCCTCCAATTTCCAG